In Pseudobacter ginsenosidimutans, the following are encoded in one genomic region:
- a CDS encoding response regulator transcription factor, translated as MGPIKVAIADDHKIFRKGVILSLRPYTNIKFVLEAENGQELLDNLPGLTEQPDVILMDLRMPLKDGIETTKIIARQYPQIHVIALTMYEDERFVSHMMEIGANGYLLKSADPAEIKKAIMEVMSKGYYLNNFVNRILLKKSHARQKVVPTLNSEITLSDRERDVIKYICMEFTAHEIAQKLEVSPRTVEAIKDRLMERFGSKNTAGLVFFAVKNNLID; from the coding sequence ATGGGACCCATTAAAGTTGCTATCGCAGACGACCACAAGATCTTTCGAAAAGGAGTGATACTTTCCCTCCGTCCCTACACCAATATCAAATTTGTGCTGGAGGCGGAGAACGGACAGGAACTGTTAGACAATCTCCCGGGATTGACAGAGCAGCCGGATGTAATTCTGATGGACCTGAGAATGCCGCTGAAAGACGGAATTGAAACCACCAAGATCATTGCCCGGCAATATCCGCAGATCCATGTGATTGCGCTTACCATGTATGAAGATGAGCGCTTCGTCAGCCATATGATGGAAATCGGCGCCAATGGATATTTGCTCAAAAGCGCTGATCCTGCCGAGATCAAGAAAGCCATTATGGAAGTAATGAGCAAAGGATATTATCTCAACAATTTCGTGAACAGGATATTGTTGAAAAAATCGCATGCCAGACAGAAAGTAGTGCCTACACTCAACAGTGAGATCACGCTGAGTGACCGTGAAAGAGATGTGATCAAGTACATCTGCATGGAATTCACAGCGCATGAAATTGCACAGAAACTGGAAGTAAGCCCCAGGACCGTGGAAGCGATAAAAGACCGGCTGATGGAGCGCTTTGGCTCCAAGAACACTGCCGGGCTCGTTTTCTTTGCCGTAAAAAACAACCTGATCGATTAG